A genomic stretch from Pseudomonadota bacterium includes:
- a CDS encoding carboxymuconolactone decarboxylase family protein: protein MPNEMFEKGVKIRTEVLGEEYVNRALKGATDFNKDFQEFMTEYCWGAVWGRPGLERKQRSLNNLCMLAALNRPAEFELHFRGALRNGCSVEEIKETLLQIGIYCGVPAAVEAFRIGRRVMDELEAAETSGDD from the coding sequence ATGCCCAACGAAATGTTCGAAAAAGGCGTCAAGATTCGTACCGAGGTACTCGGCGAGGAATATGTGAATCGCGCCCTTAAGGGGGCCACTGACTTCAACAAAGATTTCCAGGAGTTCATGACGGAATATTGCTGGGGCGCGGTTTGGGGGCGGCCAGGGCTGGAACGCAAGCAGCGCAGCCTCAACAATCTGTGCATGCTAGCTGCGCTCAACCGGCCGGCCGAGTTTGAATTACATTTCCGGGGTGCGCTTCGGAACGGCTGTTCGGTCGAAGAAATCAAGGAAACACTGCTGCAAATCGGCATCTATTGCGGCGTTCCGGCAGCGGTCGAGGCGTTCCGCATTGGCCGGCGGGTCATGGACGAGCTCGAAGCCGCGGAGACAAGCGGCGATGACTGA